Genomic DNA from Candidatus Saccharimonadales bacterium:
TCTGACCTTTGGTGCCACGACCAGCAGTCTTACCTTGACCGGCTGAGATGCCGCGACCGACACGCTTGCGGTTTTTTGTAGAGACTACTTGCAGTTCATGTATCTTCATCTTTAAGCCTCCTTGGTCGCCGTCTTCTTGGCGGCGGGCTTCTTAGGGGTAGCTTTCGCCTCAGGCTTCACCTCTTTCGAGTTGCGTGTAGTAACCCACTCATCATACGGGACCAACATCTCAAGGGCCTTAAGAGTGGCGTAGGCGCAGTTAACCTTATTCGTCGAACCGAGCGACTTACTGAGTAGGTTGCTGATACCCGTTAGTCCGACTATCGAGCGGACGACACCGCCTGCGATAAGACCGGTACCTGGTGCTGCTGGTTTGAGAAGGATATGGGCTCCGCCGACCCGGGCCTCAACTTCGTGGGGAATAGTGCCCTTGTAGATCGGTATAGTCTTCATATCTCTCTTGGCTCGCTCGACTGCCTTGGTAACGGCACTCTGGACATCGGCGCCTTTGGCAACTCCGATACCGATACGGTTCTTCTTGTCACCGACGGCAGCGAGTGCCTTAAAACGGAAGCGACGGCCACCGTTGAAGACGCGCGCAACACGATCAATGTTGATCACATACTCTTCGAAGATCTTCTCGGCTTGTGGCTGTCCGCCTTGACCTGGCCGTCCACGGCGCTGATGTTGTGATTGCTGTTCGTCAGCCATGGCTAAAACTCCAGTCCTTCTTTACGTGCGGCGTCGGCAAGGGCGGCAACCCGACCGTGATATTGTTTGCCATTACGGTCGAATGTCACATTATTAACGCCCGCCTTCTTGGCTTTCTTGCCGATATCAGTTCCAACCCAAGTAGCCCTTTCCGTCATGGTGCCCTTTGCGGCACTCTTGTTGGTGGTGCTCGATGCGAGGGTCTTGTGCTTGGTGTCGTCGATAACTTGGGCACTTATCTGGCGATTTGAGATAGTTACTGTCAGACGAGGGCGTTCAGGAGTACCCATCACGCGCGAACGGATGCGTCGCTTGCGCAAGAATCGGTTAAATAACTTGTGTGCGTTCGTATTCATCTTACTTTGTCCCTGTCTTTCCGGCCTTACGGATAATCTTTTCACCCGAGTACTTGATACCCTTGCCCTTATACGGTTCAGGTTTGCGTAGAGCTCGGATGTCCGCGGCAACCTGACCAACAAGTTGCTTGCTGATACCCTTAACGGTAATTGTATTCTGGTTGACGGCTACTTCAACTCCCTCGGGAGTGGTAAAGGTGACAGGGTGAGAGAAGCCTAGGCTGAAGTTCAGAGTGTTACCGCCACCACTGACCCTGTAGCCAACACCGCTAAGACGCAGCTTCTTCTCGAACCCGTCTGTTACGCCAGCGACCATGTTGGCGATAAGGGTGCGAATCAAGCCGTGCTGGCTTTTAGCAACCTTCTCATCCGACTTGCGATTGACAACGACGCTATCACCTTCAATGGTGACTGTTACGTCCGAAAGAACTGGCTGGGTCAGTGTGCCCTTTGGTCCTTTGACCGTAATAATACCCTGGTCGACCGTGATTTCCACGCCTGATGGGATGGCCACTGGCAGCTTTCCGATTCGACTCATCTTAAATTACCTCTTACTTTCCTAATATACTTTACAGATTAGTTCACCGCCGAGGCGCGCTTTGGTAGCTTCCTGACCAGTCATGATGCCATGGCTGGTTGATAGAATAACCACACCACGACCGCTCTTAACTCGTGGGATGTCGTCGGCCTTGGTATAGTACCGGCGACCCGGCTTGCTGAGGCGTTCGATCGAAGTTATGGTGGCTGTTCTGCCTT
This window encodes:
- the rpsE gene encoding 30S ribosomal protein S5, with amino-acid sequence MADEQQSQHQRRGRPGQGGQPQAEKIFEEYVINIDRVARVFNGGRRFRFKALAAVGDKKNRIGIGVAKGADVQSAVTKAVERAKRDMKTIPIYKGTIPHEVEARVGGAHILLKPAAPGTGLIAGGVVRSIVGLTGISNLLSKSLGSTNKVNCAYATLKALEMLVPYDEWVTTRNSKEVKPEAKATPKKPAAKKTATKEA
- the rplR gene encoding 50S ribosomal protein L18, encoding MNTNAHKLFNRFLRKRRIRSRVMGTPERPRLTVTISNRQISAQVIDDTKHKTLASSTTNKSAAKGTMTERATWVGTDIGKKAKKAGVNNVTFDRNGKQYHGRVAALADAARKEGLEF
- the rplF gene encoding 50S ribosomal protein L6, whose protein sequence is MSRIGKLPVAIPSGVEITVDQGIITVKGPKGTLTQPVLSDVTVTIEGDSVVVNRKSDEKVAKSQHGLIRTLIANMVAGVTDGFEKKLRLSGVGYRVSGGGNTLNFSLGFSHPVTFTTPEGVEVAVNQNTITVKGISKQLVGQVAADIRALRKPEPYKGKGIKYSGEKIIRKAGKTGTK
- the rpsH gene encoding 30S ribosomal protein S8, encoding MLSTDPIADMFTRIRNAINVGKREVTLPYSRLKEQIARELVKAGYLEAVEVIEAKPVNDMKITIAKEGRTATITSIERLSKPGRRYYTKADDIPRVKSGRGVVILSTSHGIMTGQEATKARLGGELICKVY